One part of the Lotus japonicus ecotype B-129 chromosome 2, LjGifu_v1.2 genome encodes these proteins:
- the LOC130735460 gene encoding serine/threonine-protein phosphatase 7 long form homolog produces the protein MVERWRPETHTFHMPFGECTITLQDVAVHLGLSIDGNPVTGVTWCDWSELVEDLLGVVPPASAIKGGGLKLVWLGEQFNFHNLGGADPIQLMYAARAYIMRLIGTFLLCDHTGSHVPLRYLILLRDFEETAKYSWGSAVLALLYHELCYATGASRTEIGGCAYLIQVWAWLRIPGIGPDPPRLHRGLPLAARWRDPDPEKPIKWAKKQIEWWRTKLDDLSSNDVSSLCGCRTLLIFIFI, from the exons ATGGTGGAGCGATGGAGGCCTGAGACACACACGTTCCATATGCCGTTCGGAGAGTGTACTATCACTCTGCAAGATGTTGCTGTTCATCTTGGCTTATCCATTGATGGGAATCCTGTCACCGGAGTTACTTGGTGTGATTGGTCTGAGCTTGTAGAGGACTTGCTCGGAGTGGTGCCACCCGCCAGTGCTATCAAAGGAGGTGGCTTGAAGTTGGTTTGGCTAGGTGagcaatttaattttcataatcTAGGCGGTGCCGACCCGATACAACTTATGTATGCTGCAAGAGCATACATCATGCGACTAATTGGTACTTTCTTACTATGTGACCACACCGGTTCACATGTCCCTCTTAGATATCTCATTCTCTTACGAGACTTTGAGGAGACCGCAAAGTATAGTTGGGGTTCAGCCGTACTAGCACTTCTCTATCATGAGTTGTGCTATGCAACCGGTGCTTCACGTACAGAGATTGGCGGCTGTGCTTATTTGATACAAGTGTGGGCATGGCTAAGGATTCCAGGAATCGGCCCGGATCCACCGAGGCTGCACCGTGGCCTCCCACTCGCGGCAAG ATGGAGGGACCCGGACCCGGAAAAACCAATAAAGTGGGCAAAGAAGCAAATCGAGTGGTGGCGCACCAAATTAGACGATTTGAGTTCTAATGACGTGAGTAGCTTGTGTGGATGTCGTACTTTGcttatctttattttcatttaa